The genomic stretch TTTTTTCTTCCCCTTTTTAGTATTACTTTCCTATATTCTTACTTGTATACTTAATAGTTACGGAACTGTTCTACCTCTTCAGTGTAACGAATTGGCAGGACATACTCGAGGTTCTCGTGGGGGCGGGCGATTATATGAGTGGACAGCACTTCCCCGCCGGGAACTCTGTTAGCCGATTCAATCCCCGCGGCCACAGAGGCTTGTACTTCCGATACATCGCCTCTTACTATTACTGTTACACGGCCACTGCCGATTTTTTCATACCCCACCAGGGTCACACGGGCGGCTTTCACCATGGCGTCTGCTGCCTCTACCACGGCTGGAAAGCCCAGGGTTTCAATCATTCCTACTGCGATTGGCATTTTCGTTCCCTTCCTACAATACTATTTCTACTCTCGCTGTCCAACTAGGGGTGACAACTCCATTACTTTTTTAAGCACGGAATATCCCCCTCTCTTTGGCCAGCTTTTTCATTAAAAACCTATCTAGATCAAGCATAAACAAGCATGGAACGTTTGACAAGATGAGTGACGATGATATTTATTAATCTTTTCCTTAACTATAATTAATAGTCAATTTCTCCTATACTACCATAGTAAACCTGGAGTATACCCCACTACCAACTTACCCTTTCCCTTGTACTTTGCAATTTTCCCGTTTCTTCCCCTCCCAGCTGTTGTTAGTGTCCTTGTTCCACCATTGTCTCTTCCTCCGTCACACTTTTACCACTAGGCTCATAGTCTTTTCTATTTTTTTTTCTGGGGTATGTATTCGTTAAATTTGTGGTACAATGTACCCAGCAAATTTTCCTTTTTTATCCTTGGCATTATCAGCTTATAAAAATCGGCTGTGGAAACAATTTATATGTCAGAACATTTTTCCTGGGAATCCTGCTTCTATTCCCTGGCGGATGCCATATTTTTTCAGCTTAAAAATGGGGAAATATTAACCATTAGCTTCTGGGGGGAAAGAACCCATTTTATTCGCTTTAATAACAGCAAAATTCGTCAAAATG from Geminocystis sp. M7585_C2015_104 encodes the following:
- a CDS encoding carbon dioxide-concentrating mechanism protein CcmK — protein: MPIAVGMIETLGFPAVVEAADAMVKAARVTLVGYEKIGSGRVTVIVRGDVSEVQASVAAGIESANRVPGGEVLSTHIIARPHENLEYVLPIRYTEEVEQFRNY